A region of Salvelinus alpinus chromosome 6, SLU_Salpinus.1, whole genome shotgun sequence DNA encodes the following proteins:
- the LOC139579195 gene encoding acidic leucine-rich nuclear phosphoprotein 32 family member B-like isoform X1, translating to MGKKSDLRDFERGMIVGARRAGSSISQTAALLGFSRTTVSVVYREWRDKQKTSSQRQSSGRKQLVDKRGRRRLERIVQTNRRATIRQITAQYNSGVQNSISERTTRRSLSRMGYCSKRRANEEWKNIACVDTVRELVLDNSRSNEGKIKGLTEEFVNLEFLSLINVGLISVSNLPKLEKLKKLELSDNRISGGLDELAEKLPNLTHLNLSGNKLKDISTLEPLKKLDSLKSLDLFNCEVTNLNDYRESVFKLLPQLTYLDGYDAEDREATDSDGEVDDDDDDEGEDEDVEEEHFDEEDDDYEEEGVVVGEDDEISGVKEEEVLGIDGEVDEDEIKAVKGEKRMQEPDNDDYEEKPTAYQVTNPFPLHPDTHPAYATSLSQL from the exons ATGGGCAAAAAGAGTGACTTAagggactttgagcgtggtatgattgtcggtgccagacgcgccggatccagtatctcacaAACGGCCGCACTcttgggcttttcacgcacgaccGTGTCTGTGGTTTACAGAGAATggcgcgacaaacaaaaaacatcgaGTCAGCGACAGTCCAGTGGGCGTAAACAGCTCGTTGATAAGAGGGGTCGAAGGAGATTGGAAAGAATCGTGCAAACTAACAGGCGGGCTACAATTAGACAAATAacagcgcagtacaacagtggtgtgcagaacagtatctcggaacgcacaactcgtcgatccttgtcacggatgggctattgcagcaaaCGCCGGGCAAACGAAGAGTGGAAAAACATCGCTTGTGTAGATACG GTACGAGAACTTGTCCTGGACAACAGCCGATCAAATGAAGGGAAAATCAAAGGCCTCACAGAAGAATTTGTCAATCTGGAATTCCTCAGTTTGATAAATGTTGGCCTAATCTCAGTCTCCAACCTTCCCAAACTTGAGAAACTCAAAAAg TTGGAACTCAGTGACAACAGAATCTCTGGTGGCCTTGACGAGCTAGCAGAGAAACTCCCCAACCTCACACATCTAAATCTAAGCGGGAACAAACTGAAAGACATCAGCACGTTGGAACCTTTG AAAAAGCTGGACAGCCTGAAGTCTCTGGACCTGTTCAACTGTGAGGTGACCAACCTGAACGACTACAGGGAGAGTGTGTTCAAGCTGCTCCCTCAGCTTACCTACCTGGACGGGTATGACGCGGAGGACCGGGAGGCGACCGACTCGGACGGAGAGGTGGACGACGATGACGACGATGAGG GAGAGGATGAGGACGTAGAGGAGGAACACTTTGACGAGGAGGATGATGACTAtgaagaggagggagtagtagtAGGAGAGGATGATGAGATCAGCGGAGTTAAGGAG GAGGAAGTTCTCGGCATTGATGGTGAAGTTGACGAAGATG AAATCAAGGCTGTcaaaggagagaagagaatgcAAGAGCCTGACAACGATGATTATGAGGAAAAACCGACAGCCTATCAAGTTACCAACCCCTTCCCTCTCCACCCTGACACCCACCCTGCCTACGCCACGTCTCTCTCCCAGCTTTGA
- the LOC139579195 gene encoding acidic leucine-rich nuclear phosphoprotein 32 family member B-like isoform X2 — translation MGKKSDLRDFERGMIVGARRAGSSISQTAALLGFSRTTVSVVYREWRDKQKTSSQRQSSGRKQLVDKRGRRRLERIVQTNRRATIRQITAQYNSGVQNSISERTTRRSLSRMGYCSKRRANEEWKNIACVDTVRELVLDNSRSNEGKIKGLTEEFVNLEFLSLINVGLISVSNLPKLEKLKKLELSDNRISGGLDELAEKLPNLTHLNLSGNKLKDISTLEPLKKLDSLKSLDLFNCEVTNLNDYRESVFKLLPQLTYLDGYDAEDREATDSDGEVDDDDDDEGEDEDVEEEHFDEEDDDYEEEGVVVGEDDEISGVKEKSRLSKERRECKSLTTMIMRKNRQPIKLPTPSLSTLTPTLPTPRLSPSFEPV, via the exons ATGGGCAAAAAGAGTGACTTAagggactttgagcgtggtatgattgtcggtgccagacgcgccggatccagtatctcacaAACGGCCGCACTcttgggcttttcacgcacgaccGTGTCTGTGGTTTACAGAGAATggcgcgacaaacaaaaaacatcgaGTCAGCGACAGTCCAGTGGGCGTAAACAGCTCGTTGATAAGAGGGGTCGAAGGAGATTGGAAAGAATCGTGCAAACTAACAGGCGGGCTACAATTAGACAAATAacagcgcagtacaacagtggtgtgcagaacagtatctcggaacgcacaactcgtcgatccttgtcacggatgggctattgcagcaaaCGCCGGGCAAACGAAGAGTGGAAAAACATCGCTTGTGTAGATACG GTACGAGAACTTGTCCTGGACAACAGCCGATCAAATGAAGGGAAAATCAAAGGCCTCACAGAAGAATTTGTCAATCTGGAATTCCTCAGTTTGATAAATGTTGGCCTAATCTCAGTCTCCAACCTTCCCAAACTTGAGAAACTCAAAAAg TTGGAACTCAGTGACAACAGAATCTCTGGTGGCCTTGACGAGCTAGCAGAGAAACTCCCCAACCTCACACATCTAAATCTAAGCGGGAACAAACTGAAAGACATCAGCACGTTGGAACCTTTG AAAAAGCTGGACAGCCTGAAGTCTCTGGACCTGTTCAACTGTGAGGTGACCAACCTGAACGACTACAGGGAGAGTGTGTTCAAGCTGCTCCCTCAGCTTACCTACCTGGACGGGTATGACGCGGAGGACCGGGAGGCGACCGACTCGGACGGAGAGGTGGACGACGATGACGACGATGAGG GAGAGGATGAGGACGTAGAGGAGGAACACTTTGACGAGGAGGATGATGACTAtgaagaggagggagtagtagtAGGAGAGGATGATGAGATCAGCGGAGTTAAGGAG AAATCAAGGCTGTcaaaggagagaagagaatgcAAGAGCCTGACAACGATGATTATGAGGAAAAACCGACAGCCTATCAAGTTACCAACCCCTTCCCTCTCCACCCTGACACCCACCCTGCCTACGCCACGTCTCTCTCCCAGCTTTGAGCCCGTCTAG